Below is a genomic region from Raphanus sativus cultivar WK10039 chromosome 4, ASM80110v3, whole genome shotgun sequence.
tttagttgttaaattttaaaatctctgGAATATCTCTTGGaatttgatttcataatttGTTTACGAGACTTTATATATgcaaaactattattttttaaatctatgtGCATAAAAGcaaaatgataattaaaatgaaacaaaaagagtagtgttttctaatatataactgtacttattttattctattaaattttcttaatgtaGTAATAAAAATCTATTTCCCTAAATCTATACTATTCCATTTTTCCGGTTTGGgatgaaattaataataatttttttttaaagtataaaaaagaaaacacataaatatcTGTCTCAGTAGCAGGGTCCGACGCGTGGAACCGGACCGAATCTGGTATTACCCGACCCGTGAAACCGAAACCATTCACTGTAACTGAGACGGTTTCGCCTTCTAGTTCCCGAGAAACATAAGCCTGGACGAGTtcacggagagagagagagagagattcagaccaaaactgaataaaaaaaatcttcagaAATGAACCAAACGAGACGAAAGAGACGATCCGATCCACCTCTCTCTAGTAGACCCGATTCCCTCTCGCCTGAGATGCCCTTTCCCTCCAAATCACCACCACTTCTCTCTCCCCGCGTCAGAAACATCTTCTTACTCCTCACCTTCTGCTCCGTCGCCTTCACCCTCTTCACCTACTGCACCTTCCGCCGCGACCAAATCTCCTCCATCGCTCGCTCCTTGCCTCTCTTCTCCACCCAGCGCCGCCACCTTCTCTTCTCCATCGCCGCCTCTCGCGACTCCTGGCTCCGCCGCAGCTCCTACGTCCGTCTCTGGTACTCCACGGACTCCTCCACCCGCGCCGTCGTCTTCCTCGATCGCGGCGCCGGCGGACTCGATCCCGATCTCCCTCCGGTAGTCGTCTCCCAAGACACCTCCAGGTTTCCCTACACCTTCCCCGGCGGTCTCCGATCGGCGATCCGCGTCGCTCGCGTCGTCAAGGAGACGGTTGATCGGGGAGATAACAAAGACGTGCGGTGGTTCGTGTTCGGAGACGACGACACCGTCTTCTTCGTGGACAATCTCGTGACGGTTTTGTCCAAGTACGACCACCGGAAGTGGTGGTACGTCGGAGGCAACTCGGAGTCTTATGATCAGAACGTGAGGTACTCGTTTGATATGGCCTTTGGTGGTGGAGGGTTCGCTGTAAGCGCTTCGCTTGGGAAGGTTCTTGCTAGGGTTTTGGATTCTTGTTTGATGAGGTATGCGCATATGTATGGAAGCGACTCCAGGATCTTCTCTTGCTTAGCTGAGCTTGGTGTTGCGTTGACTCACGAACCTGGGTTTCATCAGGTAAACACAGACTTTCTAAGTTTTGTCTGTGATTGAGATAGTTTCTATATTTGGAAAGTTTAGTTTGATAACTGAAAGTGTTAGTTTACTTGCCTTCTTTGGTTGGGTTTTGGATAAGTGTAGTTAGTGTCTGAACATTCTATTTTCAACAATGATTGTGATATATGATTGATGAACAACCTAGAGTTTCTATATTGGGAAAGTTTAGTTCAATACTGAAGTATTAGGTTACTTgcgttgtttgtttgtttttggaCAAGTGTTGTTACTGTCTGAACATTAACAATGATTGAGATATATAGTTCCATTGGTGCTGATTGATGACCAACATAGAGTTTCTATATTTGGAAAGTTAACCTCAATAACTGAAGTATTAATTTACTTGCCTTGTTTGGTTGTTTTTGGACAAGTGTAGTGACTGTTTGAACATTACTATATATGTGCTATTGTTTTTCCGTAGATTGATGTAAGAGGGAACCTATTTGGACTGCTATGCGCGCACCCTCTAGCTCCACTGGTATCACTTCATCACCTGGACGCGGTTGATCCGTTCTTTCCAAAAACAAACCGGACCGAGTCCGTGGCTCGTCTAATCGGTGCCGCGAGTTTTGATTCCGCAAGGATATTGCAGCAGAGCGTGTGCTATGATTCTTCAAACATAGTGACTGTTTCGGTCGTGTGGGGCTACGCGATTCAAGTCTACGAAGGCAATAAACTCCTCCCGGATCTTCTCACCTTGCAAAAGACGTTCTCTACGTGGAGGAGAGGGTCAGGTGTCCGAAGCAACTATATGTTCAGCACAAGAGAATATCCCAGAGATCCATGTGCCAGACCGCTCGTCTTTTTCTTGAATGGTGTAGGCTCAGATGAGACTGGTGGGACATGGAGTAGCTATAGGCTTCATAGTGTCGGCAACTGCCACAGAGCAGAAGCGGTTAAGCGACTACAACGCATCCGAGTTCGGTCTCGTAAGCTGAAACTCAATGTTGAACTggtaataattttataaatacaccTTGCTTCATTAAGTGTGTACCAGATTTAAAATCTTCCTTTTCTCTTAAATACAATGGCAGATGAATCCGCCTCGCCGTCAATGCTGTGACATCTCATCGCCTTATAACACTTCAATGGTCATTAACATAAGGCAATGCATGCCTGATGAGCTAATTGCCATGAACACCTAgcgttttttttctctctaaccATTCGCTTCAAGAATTAGCTAAACAGCGCCTGAGCCTAATATTCTACTGATGTAAATCAATGGCAGAATCCTGAGGTAAGTTTATTCTTTTAATAGAAAATCAACTCTGCCTGAATCAactatattaatgtttttttttgtcttgtagCTTGTAGGTGGGTTAGTTTTGTCTTCCAGACTAACTTCAGAAGTAAATGTCTTATAGAAGAGACCTGTTCAAAGGGTTGTGTATTTTCCaccaagtttgtttctttgtcttcCTTTTGGCCAAGGAGAAGAATAAAGCTCAGATCCTTCCTCTTGTATATACAGTTGTGCAGGCATTGATGTTTCTCATACTTCATGATCCTAAGTTTTGAGTTCTTTTTTTGTCATGTGGTGAGAGTCACTTTGCTCTTTGAATGTTACTACTCAAccgttgttttttttttgtgtgggaACAACTGTAATAGATCTAGAAAGCTTGGTTTATTTATTTGCTAAATACCAAAACGTTATTCTTCATACTGACCCTGTGAAGCAGGATTACAGTAAATCACTTCTTTTGGAAATTGAGTTTACCGATGAAGAATGCGAAAAGAGAAGCCAATAGAATGGGGAAGGCAATGAGAATGATAGCTACAAGAGCCAAAGAATCATATCTGAAACCAAAATAGTCTTCCACGAAAGCtgaaaccttcttcttctctccaaaTGCCATAACCTCATTCTCCATATCTCCATACTGAGATGTGAGCAATCCATTCAAAACCCATGACGTAGGGCTCAAGTAATACATCCATATCCACCATTTTGGAATGCTCTGCATATCCAATAAAATTCTCGACATGTTTTGATTTGTTACATAACTTAGAAGTTTGTCAGTCTTTTTAGAAGACACTTACAGGTTTTGGCATGACATAACCAGCGAAGAGATTGACCATTGAGTAGAAGCCCGAACGGAGAGTAAAAGCAACGTGAATATTTGGGGTGATGACGACTAAAAGCATGCCAAAGTAGTTGAATATGAGCAACGAGCAGAAGACTGAGTAGAAGCTCCAAAACACTTTGTAGACCGAGAAGTGATAGCCAACCATAGGATATACGATTACCACACATAAAATAGACTGGACTAATGAGTATGGAATCTCAACCAACACCTACAAAATTTAGGCTTCAGCTCAATGCCAATGCTAGGTTTACTTTGTATTCCCTGTATGTGGATTGACTTTAGGAAAATGTGTTAACCTGTGCAAGGGAGTAGGCCCATGAGGTGTACATTTGAGCAAATCTTTCGCGGTAGAAGACATTTCTTTCGGTAGCAATGCAGAATAACACTGTAGAGCAGTTGTTTATTCCAGTGAAAAGAACCACCGTGTACATTGAGCCCAATACATTGAAAAGATCTTGTTGAGTGTTTCTGTCAAATAAGAAAAGTAAACACAGAGTTTGAGGAAAAAGAAACTTAAAAGAAAGATGAGAGGGAAGAGACTAACATTTTCTTAGCCTTTTGCCAGAACAAAAAGCCACAGATCACAGAGGTAAAACACATGAAGAGGATGCGAGTGAGATTGTAGGAAGGGTTTCTCCAATATGAGAGGTGTTGTTTCCATAGGCATGCCTTGAACTGTCCCCAACCCGTTTGAGCATATCGCATCGAGGAGGTAAGTTCTTCTGTTTCTGAAGATGTACCTCTCAGTTGCTCTATTACTATGTTGTTCTCTCTAAAACAAACATGTAATTAAGTAAGTTTGAAGCAAACAACAACCTAATTGTTTATAGACTTACTTAAACAAAGAAGATTCCTTGTAGATTTGGGCCAAATCAACACCAAGTTTGTCTTCTGATGATCTTGAAGTAATGTCTAGTTGCCAAGTGGCTGGATTAGTATTCTCTTTCATTTCCTGAACTCCAGGAATTCTCTGCAGTTGAAAAGTACTattgtaaataatgaaaaaaaaaacagttttagtATACATATTATAGAAACTTTTACCATAAAGTATTCAATAACATTGTTTGAATGTTGTCCAAGAGGTCCATGATAGATAATCCTTCCTCCATATTTCATTAAAACCAGCTGCAATTGAATGTCACACATAAAgtagttttctaaaaaaaaagtaCACATCATGGGGATGTGTGCTATTTTCACTATTGTTACCTCATCAAATGCTTCAAATATATCAGTTCCCGGTTGGTGAATGGTGCAAACAACAGTTCTGCCAGTCTCTGTGATGTTCTTCACAGCTCTCATTACAATTGCAGCAGCTCTCGCATCTAATCCTGTGGTTGGTTCATCCATGAATATGATTGAAGGATTGGCAACAAGCTCCACAGCTATTGTTAGTCTCTTGCGTTGTTCTGTTGTTAAACCACTAACTCCAGGAAGTCCTACTATGGAATCTTTAATGTCCTCCAGCTCTATCGTCTCAAGAACTTCTCTTACTATTGCCTAAAAGAAAATACTCAGACGAGTCGGAGCTAAAaggatataataatttttagtttcCCAACAGTGACTTACCCTCTTTGTTTCTGAGTTGATGCTAGAAGGAAGTCGAAGCCAAGCAGAGTATTCCAAGGACTCTTCTATGGTTAAATTAGGAGAGTGAATATCAAACTGCTCACAATAACCTGAAACCCTTGCAAAGGTTTCTTGAACCTTACGGTAACCACCTACTTGGATCTCTCCTTCAATGTCACCGCGGGTTTTCCTTCCAGAAAGAACATCCATCAGAGTCGTTTTACCAGCACCACTCACACCCATTAGAGCAGTGAGAACACCAGGCTTGAATGCCCCTGTAACGTTAGAGAGGAGCTGCACCTTCTTGCCCTTTTAACAGAAACACATTTTAacacttttctttttctaaagGTTCAAGAAGTTTTCAGTTTACCTGAGGAGTTTGGATGAAATAACAGACGTCTTGAAATGTGAAAGTAAGGGGCTTGAAAGGTAATGTATTTTTGGACTGGGAAGCAGCTTTAGAACTTGACTTATTATGGTTTCCTGAACTTTGACTGTTATCATCATCACTAGACACAATCGCACGAGACCTATTTGAAGCTGAAGTAACGGAAAAAAATCAATCACATACACTAACGTCTATCACtcacattttatataaaagatgGTTTGTGAGCTTACTCGTTAGAAATGTCAAAGCCATTACAAAAACAATATTGAAGAAGAATGCGAAGCCAATTAAAGCACCAAATGCACTCCAGTATGATTGGTCACCAAAGTTCAGCCCTCGAGCATCAAGAACTTCTTCCCCTAAGGTTCTGTTTCCAGATGTTCTCTAATGGTAATAGA
It encodes:
- the LOC108853488 gene encoding uncharacterized protein LOC108853488, encoding MNQTRRKRRSDPPLSSRPDSLSPEMPFPSKSPPLLSPRVRNIFLLLTFCSVAFTLFTYCTFRRDQISSIARSLPLFSTQRRHLLFSIAASRDSWLRRSSYVRLWYSTDSSTRAVVFLDRGAGGLDPDLPPVVVSQDTSRFPYTFPGGLRSAIRVARVVKETVDRGDNKDVRWFVFGDDDTVFFVDNLVTVLSKYDHRKWWYVGGNSESYDQNVRYSFDMAFGGGGFAVSASLGKVLARVLDSCLMRYAHMYGSDSRIFSCLAELGVALTHEPGFHQIDVRGNLFGLLCAHPLAPLVSLHHLDAVDPFFPKTNRTESVARLIGAASFDSARILQQSVCYDSSNIVTVSVVWGYAIQVYEGNKLLPDLLTLQKTFSTWRRGSGVRSNYMFSTREYPRDPCARPLVFFLNGVGSDETGGTWSSYRLHSVGNCHRAEAVKRLQRIRVRSRKLKLNVELMNPPRRQCCDISSPYNTSMVINIRQCMPDELIAMNT
- the LOC130510679 gene encoding ABC transporter G family member 42-like isoform X4 gives rise to the protein MATPQIAGDENGNVGAEEVRSQWASIERLPTFERITTALFWNRDEQGKRNERRVMDISKLEDLDRHLFIDDLIKHVEDDNLRLLQKIKNRIDEAGLELPKIEVRFSDLFVEAECEVVYGKPFPTLWNAIASRLSGIMCLKKEKNISILNGVSGIIRPKRMTLLLGPPSCGKTTLLLALAGRLDSSLKITGDVSYNGHLLSEFVPEKTSTYVSQNDLHIPEITVRETLDFSGCFQGTGSRLETMKEISRREKLKGIVPDPDIDAYMKILGLSFCADTRVGDTSRPGISGGQKRRLTTGETVVGPIKTLFMDEISNGLDSSTTFQIVSCLQHYALMSEGTIVVSLLQPAPETFELFDDVILMGEGKIIYIGPRDYICRFFEDCGFKCPTRKYVAEFLQEVLSRKDQEQYWCHIDKPYCYVSIDTFIERFKKSDVELQQQEELSKTFDKSQAQKDALCLRKYSLSNWDMLKACSRREFLLMKRNSFVYVFKSVLLICIGSITMTVYLRTGSKRDVINANYLMGSLFFSIFKMLADGLPELTLTISRLSVFYKQKELYFYPAWTYAVPSAILKILISVLEAFMWTSLTYYVIGYSPDIGRFFRQFLIFFALHLSCISMFRAIAATFRDFVLAITIGSVYVVLLSLFGGFVLRKPSMHAWLQWGFWLSPLSYAEIAITSNEFFSTQWSKRTSGNRTLGEEVLDARGLNFGDQSYWSAFGALIGFAFFFNIVFVMALTFLTTSNRSRAIVSSDDDNSQSSGNHNKSSSKAASQSKNTLPFKPLTFTFQDVCYFIQTPQGKKVQLLSNVTGAFKPGVLTALMGVSGAGKTTLMDVLSGRKTRGDIEGEIQVGGYRKVQETFARVSGYCEQFDIHSPNLTIEESLEYSAWLRLPSSINSETKRAIVREVLETIELEDIKDSIVGLPGVSGLTTEQRKRLTIAVELVANPSIIFMDEPTTGLDARAAAIVMRAVKNITETGRTVVCTIHQPGTDIFEAFDELVLMKYGGRIIYHGPLGQHSNNVIEYFMRIPGVQEMKENTNPATWQLDITSRSSEDKLGVDLAQIYKESSLFKENNIVIEQLRGTSSETEELTSSMRYAQTGWGQFKACLWKQHLSYWRNPSYNLTRILFMCFTSVICGFLFWQKAKKINTQQDLFNVLGSMYTVVLFTGINNCSTVLFCIATERNVFYRERFAQMYTSWAYSLAQVLVEIPYSLVQSILCVVIVYPMVGYHFSVYKVFWSFYSVFCSLLIFNYFGMLLVVITPNIHVAFTLRSGFYSMVNLFAGYVMPKPSIPKWWIWMYYLSPTSWVLNGLLTSQYGDMENEVMAFGEKKKVSAFVEDYFGFRYDSLALVAIILIAFPILLASLFAFFIGKLNFQKK